In Tripterygium wilfordii isolate XIE 37 chromosome 15, ASM1340144v1, whole genome shotgun sequence, one DNA window encodes the following:
- the LOC120016492 gene encoding uncharacterized protein LOC120016492 produces MNDFLDDSTVEDYSASESSIGEEPKINAPLLPEEKPIEYPQENGIGEVSEDNVSLLSEGIDFVKFVSAKGSERSNYYFVHCEKSIGVSHQVVSDSCDLNDFPDDSTAEDYSGSGSFAEHNADEIDEEESINAETLSCLTENNTDEPDVDVREKFNFTKTLSDKASEFVKQMSPTYPMVSEGKAEDPIALPKMGEYDSRALMDDINVAQAEEFGMTTHENIPSLDKTPSRGKGIGQNAQFAPDSLPSQFPRPNLSSTKKQTTFPMTTQESKGINKESIDMISCDLEIKKDEMKKEKNVIDKGRKIVLEGESIRSLKKMLKTKLMISESMKDKTPMSPSGRGRSDQPCGSCLRTACLLLTLWRCEVPIDSVSVMDEKAETMRKAHSKWLFFFFG; encoded by the exons ATGAATGATTTTCTTGATGACTCAACTGTAGAAGATTATTCTGCTTCTGAAAGCTCTATTGGTGAGGAGCCGAAAATCAATGCTCCACTTCTTCCAGAGGAAAAACCAATTGAATATCCTCAAGAGAATGGCATTGGAGAAGTGTCTGAAGACAACGTTTCACTTCTTTCAGAAGGCATTGATTTTGTTAAGTTTGTAAGTGCAAAAGGGTCTGAGAGGTCTAACTATTATTTTGTTCATTGTGAGAAATCTATTGGTGTTTCACATCAAGTTGTTTCTGATTCTTGTGATTTGAATGACTTTCCTGATGACTCAACTGCGGAAGATTATTCTGGTTCTGGCAGCTTTGCTGAGCACAATGCagatgaaattgatgaagaagaaagcaTCAATGCTGAGACACTTTCTTGTTTGACAGAGAATAACACTGATGAACCAGATGTAGATGTTAGAGAAAAGTTCAACTTTACAAAAACATTGTCGGACAAGGCTTCAGAATTTGTCAAGCAAATGAGTCCCACTTATCCTATGGTTTCAGAGGGTAAAGCTGAAGATCCAATTGCATTGCCTAAGATGGGAGAGTATGATTCTAGAGCTTTGATGGATGATATAAATGTCGCACAAGCTGAGGAATTTGGTATGACAACTCATGAAAACATTCCATCACTTGACAAGACACCTTCCAGAG GTAAAGGTATCGGACAAAATGCACAATTTGCTCCAGACTCCCTTCCTAGCCAGTTTCCTCGACCAAACTTGTCATCAACCAAGAAACAAACTACATTTCCAATGACGACTCAAGAATCCAAGGGCATCAACAAGGAAAGCATTGACATGATTAGCTGCGATTTGGAGATCAAAAAAGATGAgatgaagaaggaaaagaatgTCATTGATAAGGGTCGCAAGATTGTACTAGAGGGTGAGAGTATAAGAAGCTTGAAGAAGATgttgaaaacaaaattgatgaTCTCTGAAAGTATGAAGGACAAGACTCCAATGTCACCAAG CGGGAGGGGAAGATCAGACCAGCCTTGCGGAAGCTGCCTGAGAACTGCATGCCTGTTGCTGACCCTGTGGAGATGTGAAGTGCCCATAGACAGTGTGAGTGTGATGGATGAAAAGGCTGAAACTATGAGGAAGGCCCACTCCaaatggttgttttttttttttggttga